Part of the Paenibacillus sp. JNUCC32 genome is shown below.
GTCATTCAGGGCTATACGAGAGCGCCTTATAATCATGCCTCGATCTCCTTTAACCGGGAGCTGTCGGAGTTATATAGTTTTGGGAGGAAGAATCCTAACAACCCCCTGAACGGCGGATTTGTAAAAGAGGATTTGAAGACGGGAACGTTCAGCAAGTACCCCAACACGACCTGCGTGATCTATGAGCTTCAGGTATCCGAACGCGACATCGCGAAGATGAAGCGGGTTTTGCAGGCTTTTATCCGAAAGGATAAAAAGTATTTCTATAACATATTGGGCGTCCTGGGCATCGCCCTGAAGGAACCGATCGAATTCAGCAATTCCTATTTCTGTTCGCAATTCGTGGCCGAGATTCTGCAGCGTTCCGGAGTAAGGTTATGGGATAAGCTGCCTGCCTTGGTGACGCCGGACGATTTTCGCCAAAGCGAGCGCCTGCAGTTGATATATGAAGGGAAGCTGAGCGAGTATGAGCCTTGAACTTCACAAAGCATTGTCGGCATCCTGCGGACATGACCAACTTGTAAGGCGGACGGTTGCTAAGACATTCAGCTTCAAGCGCATCCATTTATGCTCGGCAGTGTCAGCTATTACCTTATTACGAAATAAGGAAAAAGCCCGCTTAGTCTGCATCCAGATGAGGCTGGGCTTTTTGCAGTTCGTGGATGATGAAGGTCGGGAGCCCCTCCCAGCAGCAAGTACTGGAGATTAAACAGCATTTGCTATAAAATGGAGTTATGAAAATGAAATGAAGTTTCATCTAATGAAACGAAAGGGTGTCGTAGTCAGGATTCGCTTATATCTTGGATGGGAGCGTGGTTTAGGATGAACAGCAAGGAACGGTTTTCGAATCGCGTGGATTCGTACACGAAGTATCGCCCGAGTTATCCGCAGGAGGTCATGGATTATCTGTATGACACGGTGGGACTGCATGGCGATATCGCCGATATTGGCGCAGGGACGGGGATATTCACGAAGCTGCTGCTGAAACGGGGGAGCCATGTGACCGCCGTGGAGCCCAATCAGGCGATGCGGGAAGCTGCCGAGTCGGACCTTGGCGGCGAGCCCGGCTTCCGCATGGTTTCCGGTTCGGCCGAAATGACGGGGCTGCCCGATCAATCGGTGGATCATATCGTGAGCGCCCAGGCTTTTCACTGGTTTGACCGTCATGCGGCCCAGTCGGAGTTTCGGCGGATTCTGAGGCCGGGCGGGAAGGTTGCCCTGATATGGAATTCCAGGCTCACGGAGGGAACGCCGTTCCTGGGGGCATATGAGCAGTTGCTCCTTACCTATGGCACCGACTATAAAGAAGTGGACCAGAAGAATATTGGGCATGAAACGCTGGCGGCCTTTTTCTGTTCAGGAGATATGAAGGAGGCGAAATTCTTCAATCGGCAGACATTCGATTATGAAGGCTTATGCGGTCGCCTTCACTCGTCATCTTATGCTCCCCTGCCCGGGCATCCGAACTACGAGCCGATGATGAAGGAGCTCCAAACCATCTATGAGCGGAATGAGCAGGATGGCTGCGTGTTTTTTGACTACGAGACGAAGGTGTACTGGGGAGAGGTTTAAGTCCTTTCGGAGGTAAACATAGAATGAACAAGACCGATCGATTACTGGCCATCCTGCTTGAGCTGCAGCAGCGCAAGGTTATGCGGGCCGAAGATTTGGCATCCCTATTCGAAACGAGCGTCCGGACCATCTACCGGGATATTCAGGCTCTTAGTGAAGCAGGCGTACCCGTGATCGGAGCCCCCGGGCAAGGATACTCGTTAATGGAGGGGTACTTTCTGCCGCCCATCATGTTCACGGCAGAGGAAGCCGTGGCGCTGCTCATAGGAACGGATTTCGTCGAGCAGCGCTTTGACGCAGACTATGGCGAGAAGGCTAGGGCTTCCCGCAAGAAGATAGAGTCCATTCTGCCGGACCGTGTCCGCGCAGACGCTGCCCGGGTTCGAAAGACCATGCGGCTCCTTGCTCCCGGCAGCAAGGCAGCTTTAGGAGAAGAGAGGGATTATCTGGAATTGGTTCGTAGGGCCATACTTGAGGAACGGAAGATAGAATTCCATTACGTGAAGAACATGCCGGATTCCAAAGGCAACCGAAAGAGCTTTCGCTCGGCGGCCCCTTATGGCCTGGCCTTTCTTCAAGGCTCATGGACATTGATTGCCTGGTGCGACCTCCGGCAAGGCATTCGTCATTTTCGGTTGTCCCGCATGAAGGACCTGACGATCCTTGAGGAGCGCTTTGAGATGCCGCCGGATTTTCATCTGGAGAATTATCGGCCACGGGATGACCGCAATTTGCTGGTACGGGTTCTGGCAAGTCATGGCATCGCGGATCGAGTGAAGGAAGCCGGCAACTATTATATAGAGACTTTAGAGGAGTGCGAGGAAGGACTGCTTGTGAGCTTTCGCGTCCGCCGTCCTGAGGAGATCCTGCATTGGGTGCTCGGCTGGGGATCGGATGTCGTTGTGCTTGAACCGCAATCCTTCCGAGACCGAATCCGTGACGAAGCGGAGAAGATGTTTAAACGCTACTGACATGACGTTGTCAGTAGCGTTTTTGTATATTCGGTACAAAGACGATGAAGGGGTTGTTGATATGAATACAAAGGAAGCATTGCAGCGCTTGGAAGAGACAGTAAAGGTATATGTGCAGGAGCTGGATGGATTCAGCGAGGAGCAATTAAGATATAGGCCAGCGGAGGACGAGTGGTCGATCGGGCAAATGTACCAGCACTTGATTCAATCCGCACTGTACATGCATCTGCGGAACATCGACCAGTGCTTGAACATGAATGGAGATGCGGCAGCTTCCCCGGCCGGAAAAACGGAAGTGGGAGCGGCGATATTCGAACAGGGCAGTTTCCCGCCCATCCGCATTCAGGTTCCGCCGTCTCCGCAGTATACCCCGGAACAGCCCGCAGACAAGGAGCAGCTGATTCAAGGCTTGAATGCCGTCCTCCATCGGGTGAAAGAAACCGAACCGAAGCTTGGTGAGGCATCCTTGCAGCATACCGTCCCCCATCCGAGGTTCGGAGGATTGCATGCCAAAGAGTGGTTTTTGCTCATTGAGATGCATTATCGTCATCATGTTCGACAGCTGAATCGGTTGAAACAGGCGTTAGAGCAGCGGGTATGATGACATATCAGGCTGCGGATGTCCGAATACAACAAGAGAACGGTCAAAGTGCTTTGACCGTTCTCCATAGTATCTCCTTCTGAACATTCGGATGATGGATCCGCCGCTGCATGAATCGGACCATGTCCGCATTGTCCGCTTCGACGAAGAATATCCAATCTTTGTATTGCCCTTCACGCACAATTCGCCGGCTAGCCTCGGCCAGAAGCGTAATTCCGCGCCCTGTTCGTTGATGGGACTGCCTCACAAACATCGTTTTAAAGAGCAAGGTTTGTGCATGGAACGGCTCCAGTATCATCCAGCCTATGATCGCATCCCGATACCGCAATGCCAGGCTCCGCTGTCGGTCGATCAAATCCTCTTCGGCAAAAGGATCCAGGATGGGCGGATACCAGTCGCCGTTTCCTTTGGCCATCTCCACTCGTTCCTTGCCCGTAAGCTCGTGAAACGGAATAGCGAGGTAATCGCCGGGCAGCTTCAGAGACTGGATCCGCGGCAGTTCTTTCAGGATGTCAAAGGAACCGTTCCATACATGGATACCGGGTGCAGGCTCAGGAAATCCGCATGACTGAAGAAAGGAAGCTTCCAACGATGCAACATGGCTGGCCCCCAAGTATTCGGTCCTGATCCAACATATCCCTTGCTGCCGCAGCAGCGATTCGAGCATGCCGTACAGCTGGAGCCCGATCCCCTGCCGTCGGCAGGGTTCGGTTATGACTAGTGCTTGCAGGTTGGCTGACAATTCCGCACCGTTCCGCTTCGCAATCGCAATTCCAAGCGGCATGCCTCCGCCGATCGCTCCCAATGCGATGCAGTTCGGCGGCAGTACGCGCAGATAGTCCCGCAGCTCAGGGGGGACCAACGAGCTGAACTCTGAAGGCAGTGCGCCTTGGAAAGCGCGAACCTCAATGGATGTTTTCATGGCAATTAGAATGCATCAATTTCAATAACTTGTGGCTTGTGATTTCGAGCAAAATCGCTCAGACCGTTGACGTTGATTTTGAATTTACCACCAGGCGGGTTGGTCGATATTTTGGCAATACCTGAAGGCTGAAGAGTGATGTGAATGAGCTTTTGGCCGGTAATTGCCGAGATAAAGAAATCTTGTTGAGATAGCTGAATTAGATCGGTGAAATCTCCACTTGGTGAATGCGCGATATTCATTGATAATGGCGTTTGTAAATTATATATGTCATTATTAATAGCTTCGTCTATTCTTAAAGTGAAGAGCCCATTATAGGGATCATAGGTGGCTTGGGTTACCGTAGGAGCCGTTAGATCGAACTTTACGGGCAACTCCACCCGACCCGTCTCATTGTCGTTCTCAATCACTTTGAAAATGAGTGAAGTTTGTACTGATTCATCAGCTTTTGCAGTAGGCTTCACCGAAATTCCATAATGGGATTCGTTGGTCAATTGCACAATGGTTGGATCGGTAGACTCGATCTCAATATGACCAATCACTTCACTACTCTGATAAATGTCGAATGCTAGCTGGGCGTCATTGTATTGATATTGAATAGGTGCTTGATTTCCATTGCGCTGCACCTGAACCAAATTCTTAATGTTCCGCTTGGTGTATGTGTCACCCGGAGTATGAAAAAAATCATCGTCTGTTATTGTAACCAAGCTGTTTACAGAATGGATAGGGCTGTTCAGAATGAACACATCATCCTGTTGGGCAAGCGATATCGTTAACGGCTTAACCTGAAGGTTCCGGAAAACTCCCATAAAGGAAGACAGACTGTTATAACCTTCTGCGAGAGTCTGGGGTGTTGCATCCGGATTCTCAGCTGCGGATGATGCGAGTTGAATCACCCCGTTAAGGCTTTCGACCGCCTCTTGCGGATATTTGCCCAACGTGTTTCCGATCTCGGCGCTCTCCATCAATGCATTGGCTTCCGCAATCAGATCGTCCAGCATTTCCTTTACGTTGTCCGGCAAATAGGTAACGGATGCGGGACCTACAACAGGAGAGATTTTTCCCGTGAGGCTGCGGACTGAAGCACCGGAATCAAGAGGGTTAAAAGCTGCTTTTACGGATCTCCCGAGCGGTAACGTCTCCGCAAGCACGATCTCCACTTTATTCTCTATGATGCGTACATGTTCTATGGCCTTCGGGAATTTTAGAGTTCCATCCTCGGTATAAACGGAAAAGTCCTCAACCTTAGGAACAAACTGAGGATTCAGGTTCTCGTTATAGGCGAATACAAGGGTGCGCTGATCGGAAAAATAAAGGGTAGGCTGTTCCATCACCCGTGCCTGCAGCACGATCGTGGAGGTAGCCGCAGATACGTTGCCTGCAGAATCCACTGCATAGACTTTATAGTTGCCCAAGGCCAAATGGGTTGTTGTGATGGCGGTTTCCGCATTGGCGGAGGCTACGATTGCCTTGTTAGCGAGCTTCTCGGCCACCAACGATTCTAGTTGGGCTTTGGTAGTGGCTGTCTTTGAAGCGGGAACAAGATACACGATGCCTGATTCTGTGCTTTTAACGATAACGTGCAGATCAGCCATGACCGGAGAGGTTGAAACCATGGTCACCGTAGGTGGTGTCGTATCGGCTTGGCTGGGCGTGCCGGGATTGCTTGGAGCGGTAGAACCGCCGCCGCTAGAATTGTTATTGGTAGTAGGTGGTGCCACAGGCTTTTCAGTGGCTGGAGGAAGTGTTGGATTGCCTGGTTCCGGTGTCGTATCGGGAATTTGAGGGAGCTCGTCCTTGGCTTTTAGGAAGCGGCTTGCTACTAAGGCTACCGATTGCCTGTCCGCACTGCCGGCAGGATTAAACGAGCCGTCCGTTAGGCCATTGAGCAGCTTTAGTTCAACGGCTGCAGCAACGGCATCCTTCGCGTAGTTTGAGATTGAGGCTGCATCGCTGAAATTCAATTTACCCTGTTCGGCAGCCTTTCCGCTTGCATCTACGCCGAGAGCCCGGATGAATAGGACGGCCATATCCTGTCGTGATAGGTTCTCTCCTAAGCCAAATTCCCCATTGCCCTGGCCTTTGATTAGGCCGGCTTTGACTGCAGCCTCCACGAATTTGTAAGAATAATGAGTGGCCGGTATGTCGCTGAATGTTGGTGACGGAGGCGCTGATGTTACGTCCAGAGACAAAGCCTTGGCCAAGATAATGGCGAAGTCCTGCCTGTAAATCTTACCGGTAGGATCAAACGTGCCATTGCCTTTCCCATTGATGATTCCTTTGTCGACAAGCTCCAGGATGGCATCCTTTGCATAAGAATTGGAGATGTCCGTAAGCGATGTCGGAGCTGCGTGCGCAGGGAAGGCGCAAGCACTCAGCAATGCTGCTGTGGTCATCACTTTTACGATTAATTTGTGTTTCAAGCATGTTCCCCCTTGTTTTGATGTATACCGTAATCCGGCTCTTTCGCTGGATTCGTGATTCTATAATATAGTTCCAGGTTCTGGGTTGGCAATCATTTTTTCCGGACTAAAGAACTAGTGAATATAATACAGAGAAACTGGGTCGATTCCTTTCTATATTATGGCGGGTTATATGGAAATTTTCTTGTAGGAAGATTGTTTGAGACACGCTCGGCCCGGGTACTGGTACACGAGTGAACAATGAATCGAAAGGAGTGGATGACCGTGGAAGTACATGTCAGATCATTTTTCGTGAATGACGATGGAGAGGTTCCCAACAATCCCGACCTGCCTGTCATTGTGTACAATGGGGTATTCGCGGATGACCCGAGCGGGTTGGAGGCAGCCTTTAACCGGCATCGCTGGAGCGGCAGCTGGTCAGGCGGCGTATACGATTACCATCATTATCACAGCAATACGCACGAAGTCCTTGGCGTGCGGTCCGGAAGCGCGACCGTCCTTGTGGGCGGGGATGCAGGGGAGCGGCTGGAGCTTGCTACAGGTGACGTGATCGTCCTGCCGGCGGGTACTGCACATATGAAGCTTACCAGTACGCCCGACTTCGAAGTGATTGGTGCCTATCCCGAAGGGAATACGCCGAACATGAGGGAGCGTAATCCGACGGATCGGGCCCAGGCGATCAACGAAATCCAAAGCGTGCCTGTACCGGAAACGGATCCTGTCTTTGGAGAGGAAGGGCCTCTGCTGCATAAGTGGGTGAAATAACCTAAGCATGCGACATTATTAGAAACGAAAAGACTCCCGCCTGCCGCAAGCAGACGGGAGTCTTTCTGCGCGTTACAACAGCACCTTAGCCTCATGCCGGTTCACGCACGACCTATAATGCTTCCTGCTCCACACTCTGCTCAAAGTCTTGTGCGGGTCAACCCTTTTTGGAAATTGTAATGCACCCGTGCCCATGCTATGGTAAGGGATAGAAGGTCAAGTTGCAGTCAGTCTTCTCATTATTGCTACCGGAGGTGCAGTTTATGAAAGCGTTGTTTATTGGAGGAACCGGAACGATCAGCACGGCGATTACGAAGCAGCTGCTTGAACAAGGTTGCGAGTTATACTTGCTCAATCGAGGGAACCGAAACGACACGTTGCCCGAGGGCGCACATATTTTGCAAGCCGATATTCATGACGAAGACCAAGTAACGAAACTAATTGAGCATCTCGATTTTGATGTTGTGGCCGACTTTATTGCATTCGAGCCCGCCCATCTGGAAAGGGATTACCGCCTGTTTGCAGGAAAAACCAAACAGTTCATCTTTATCAGCTCGGCCTCAGCCTATCAAACGCCCCTATCCGATTATCGCATTACGGAAGGGACGCCTTTATCCAATCCATACTGGGCGTATTCCCGAAACAAAATAGCCTGTGAGGATTATCTGATGAAGCAGTATCGGGAGCATGGCTTCCCGGTGACTATTGTAAGGCCAAGCCATACGTACGATGAGCGGTCCATTCCGCTCGGCGTGCACGGCAGCCAGGGAAGCTGGCAGGTCGTAAAGCGCATGCTGGAGAATAAACCGGTCCTTATTCATGGAGACGGGACGTCGCTGTGGACCCTGACGCATAACCGCGATTTTGCTAAAGGCTTCATCGGCCTGATGGGCAATATCCATGCCATCGGGGAGTCGGTGCATATTACCTCTGACGAGTCGCTTACCTGGAATCAAATTTATGAAATCATTGCGGATGCCCTTGGCGTACAGCTGAATGCGGTGCATGTCTCTTCCGAGTTCCTGGATGCTACCAGCACGCAGGATTTCCGCGGGTCGTTACTGGGAGACAAAGCGAATACGGTGGTGTTCGATAACAGCAAGCTGAAGCGGCTGGTCCCTGAATTCGTGGCAACCATCCGTGCCGATCAAGGGATCAAGCAGACCGTGGACTATATATTAGCCCACCCGGAACATCAGCGGGAGGACGCAGAGTTTGATGCGTGGTGCGATAAGGTCATCTCCGCGCTGGAGAAGGCCAAGTCGATCATTACGGGGTAAGGCTTAATCTTTCAGGGGCGGAAGTATATAGCGGACATCTGTTTCGAATATAGGGTATAGTTATTGTAAAACGAATGGAGAAACGAAACGATGTCTACTTTGCCGAATTGCCCGAAATGTAATTCAGAATATACGTATGAGGATGGGAACCTCCTGATTTGCCCCGAATGCGCTCATGAATGGACCCCGGGGTCCCAAGCAGAGCATGAGGAAGATGCGAGGGTCATTAAAGACGCGAACGGAAATGTATTGGCCGACGGCGATTCCGTAACGGTAATCAAAGATCTTAAAGTAAAAGGCAGCTCATCCGTATTAAAAATAGGCACGAAAGTGAAAAATATACGTTTGGTCGACGGCGACCACGATATCGATTGCAAGATCGAAGGATTCGGGGCCATGAAATTGAAATCGGAATTCGTTAAAAAGAGTTAAGATGTGTTAGCACGGTTCCATCATGAATAGCAGCAGCAAAAACCCTCCATCAAGGAGGGTTTTTCTCGTCTAACCAGGGTTTTTGCAGCCTATTGCGGCAACAAATGAGGAGCAGTCTTGTGATGGCCTTATGGTACAATGACAGGATGGGCTTGCTTCGTATAGGAGCTCCCCGAATAGGTGAAGAAAGCAGGTGCAGCGTGGATATCATACTATTTGCGGTTATCATATTCGTGGCGTCGATTCTCCAGACCAGTACCGGTTTTGGGTTCTCCATCCTGGCTACGCCGTTTCTGCTGTTGTTGTTCCGGCCCGCCGAGGCCATCCAGATTAATCTGATTCTATCGCTTGTCATATCGGCTGCCCTGATTGCCAAAATCCGCAAGGACATCGACTACGGCATCCTTAAACGATTGGTGATCGGAAGCGCGGCAGGTCTCCCTCTGGGCATCGTTATTTTTTCGCTCATCGATATCGGCTATCTGAAGCGGGGCGTCAGTCTGATCATATTGGCCCTGACCGTCATGCTGATGCTGAAGTTTAGAATAAACCAAAGCCGCGGCAGGGACTTGGCGGTGGGAGGACTCTCAGGCTCTCTAACGACGAGCATCGGCATGCCGGGTCCGCCCCTGCTGTTATATTTTTCGGGCACCGATACGCAAAAGGCCAAACTGAGAGGGACGACCCTGGCCTTCTATTTGTTCATCTACTCCCTGAGTTTGATCATTCAGGTGATCGTGGCGGGAACGTCCAAGACAGTCTGGGTATCGAGCGGAATCGCGCTGCCGCTGGTATTCATCGGGCTGTTTATCGGACAACGCTTATTCAACGTTATCAACCAGCGCGTGTTTCAGATCTTTACCTATATCATTTTGATCTTTACCGGTGTGTACATGCTGATCGAAAGCTTGTAGTCATGCCAAAGAAGATGGCAGGATCATCATTTGGACTGCTCGAACAGCGTCTCGGCCAGCAAGGGAAACAGGTTATCAAAAGCATGCGTATTCCCGTCAAACACGTATCCTCCCGGATAAGCGGGATCCTGATCCCGGAATTGGAGCATGCGTTCATGCAGCTGCTGCGCCCATGGGAGGTCATTGGTTTGCAGCGCCAGAATGATGGCCAGACCGTAAACGGCAGGCGACTCGTAATCCGCGTCCGGTTTGCGGCTTTCACGGGTGTAGCGGCCTGCCAGCCGCTGATGCTGGCGGAATTCTCCCTTCAGGAACGCTATAAGATCTGTCGGCGGATGATTCATCTCGGCGAGATGGACGCCAACGATCAATTGGTCGATCAGATTGACCGATGCGTCGTACTCATATTGGCCGGAGCCGATGTGATAGGTTTTGGGATAGAAAACGCCGTCCGAAGGCATATGAGCGAGCAGGTTTTGATATCGTTCATAATCCTGGGAGGGTAGGATTCCGTTATTATGCATTTCGCGCAGTGCCGATAAGTCAACGTAGACCAGGCTTAACGCGGCGGCGGATTCATTCCGTGCAAAATCATGATAATCGACGAGGTAACCTTCGGTTTGAATCGCAAGGAGTGCAGACCCGATCCTTTTTGCCAATTGAAGGTATTCTTCCTCGCCCCAGCGATTGAACGCCTTCAGCAGGGCATCGAGGATTCGCAGATCATCGCCCAGCGCATTGGTTGTGACCTCGGATTGACCGTCCGGCCTGAGCTTCCATTGGATATAGGGCTCTTGCTCCTGATTAAGAAAATAGGTGGTAAGAAGCTGGACGCTGTCGTCGAACCGGGCTCGATTGCCGAATATCACGGCAGTCCGCATCCAAAGCCCGAGCGACTCGGATAACGCTTCCCGGCCGGCAACGATGTCCGGATTCACGGAAGCAGCGGGTTTAAGATAGGTGGCAATGGTACCGTTATCGTTTGTCATATGCTCTTCAATGAACGCTGCGGTCACGTCAGGATTCTCCTTGTTCTTGTTGATCCAGCAGGCTATGAGGACGATGCCGGCAAGGGCAAGAACGACGATGATCGCAAGAATGGCTTTCTTGCGCGTTGAAATCCGGTTTGTCATAGGTTCACCTCGACCATACTATTTCGATATTCAACAGGTTAAAGCCTTCAAGGAAGACTGGGCGGCGGTGAACATAGCCCCCGGCTGTAGGAACGGGTATACTTCACTAAAAAAGGCTGTACCTGATGTTGGAAGCTCCAAATCATCAAAGGTACAGCCTTTCTTGCATAAGCGTATAGCGATTATTGCAGACTGACGATGGTTAGTCCTTGATCCTGCAGGCTCTTAATGATCTTCGGTAACGCATCCACGACCGCCTGGGATTCATGCAGGAGAATAATGGAGCCGGAAGCTTCGATGTGCTGGACATAATCCAGGATTTTATCCTCGTCGCGAGTCAGCCAATCCTCGGGATCCCGGTTCCAGAGCACCACTTTATTGCCTTGCTGGCGGCTTAACGCCTCGGTCCTGTCATCAAAGGCACCGTAAGGCGGACGGAAGAGCACCAGCTTCTCATCGGTAATATGCTCAATGAGATCGGCTGCGCGGGTCAGTTCCGCCTTTTGTTCTTCATAAGTAAGGTTTGGCATCTGGCTATGGGTCATCGAATGGCTGCCGACGGAGTACCCGTTGGCATGGATGGCCTTGACGTAGTCCGGATGTTTTTTCACATTGGTGCCGACAAAGAAGAACGTCCCGCCAACCCCGTGTTTCTTCAAGACGTTCATGATATCCATGGAGTGCTTGGATGGCCCGTCATCGAACGTAAGGGCGACATACCCTTTGGGGATGCTGTAGGAGATGAAATCCTTAAGCTCCAGCTGTGGAACGGCAGCCGAAGTCTTGATCTCCTTCCTCGGTTTGCTATCCGCTTCCTTCTCCACGGAAGCGGCTACAGGTTTGGCAATCATCGCATTCCGGTTCTCGGCAAGCAATTGGATGACCGTTTCGACCTCTGCTGCGGCGGTTATAGCAGCTTCATGCCGGATGTCACTCGGATACGAGTAATTAAATGAACTTAGCAATACCACAAAAATCAAGCTCATCAAGGTTGCGCTTGCCAGCTTAAGCGGAAGACGATGCGGCTTCCTTGCGGAGCGCGTGGTGTTTCGATTTCCATCGGTCTGCACCTCTTCGGCCGGACCCGGTTCGGATGGAGGCGCGGACAGGAAGGACAGGGTAGATACATCGTCCAAATGCCGGATAGCCTTGATCGCCTCTAATTCGTTCCTGAAGTGAACGGAGCAAGCAAATGAAAGTCGCTCGCCG
Proteins encoded:
- a CDS encoding class I SAM-dependent methyltransferase, with amino-acid sequence MNSKERFSNRVDSYTKYRPSYPQEVMDYLYDTVGLHGDIADIGAGTGIFTKLLLKRGSHVTAVEPNQAMREAAESDLGGEPGFRMVSGSAEMTGLPDQSVDHIVSAQAFHWFDRHAAQSEFRRILRPGGKVALIWNSRLTEGTPFLGAYEQLLLTYGTDYKEVDQKNIGHETLAAFFCSGDMKEAKFFNRQTFDYEGLCGRLHSSSYAPLPGHPNYEPMMKELQTIYERNEQDGCVFFDYETKVYWGEV
- a CDS encoding helix-turn-helix transcriptional regulator, yielding MNKTDRLLAILLELQQRKVMRAEDLASLFETSVRTIYRDIQALSEAGVPVIGAPGQGYSLMEGYFLPPIMFTAEEAVALLIGTDFVEQRFDADYGEKARASRKKIESILPDRVRADAARVRKTMRLLAPGSKAALGEERDYLELVRRAILEERKIEFHYVKNMPDSKGNRKSFRSAAPYGLAFLQGSWTLIAWCDLRQGIRHFRLSRMKDLTILEERFEMPPDFHLENYRPRDDRNLLVRVLASHGIADRVKEAGNYYIETLEECEEGLLVSFRVRRPEEILHWVLGWGSDVVVLEPQSFRDRIRDEAEKMFKRY
- a CDS encoding DinB family protein is translated as MNTKEALQRLEETVKVYVQELDGFSEEQLRYRPAEDEWSIGQMYQHLIQSALYMHLRNIDQCLNMNGDAAASPAGKTEVGAAIFEQGSFPPIRIQVPPSPQYTPEQPADKEQLIQGLNAVLHRVKETEPKLGEASLQHTVPHPRFGGLHAKEWFLLIEMHYRHHVRQLNRLKQALEQRV
- a CDS encoding GNAT family N-acetyltransferase produces the protein MKTSIEVRAFQGALPSEFSSLVPPELRDYLRVLPPNCIALGAIGGGMPLGIAIAKRNGAELSANLQALVITEPCRRQGIGLQLYGMLESLLRQQGICWIRTEYLGASHVASLEASFLQSCGFPEPAPGIHVWNGSFDILKELPRIQSLKLPGDYLAIPFHELTGKERVEMAKGNGDWYPPILDPFAEEDLIDRQRSLALRYRDAIIGWMILEPFHAQTLLFKTMFVRQSHQRTGRGITLLAEASRRIVREGQYKDWIFFVEADNADMVRFMQRRIHHPNVQKEILWRTVKAL
- a CDS encoding S-layer homology domain-containing protein, translating into MKHKLIVKVMTTAALLSACAFPAHAAPTSLTDISNSYAKDAILELVDKGIINGKGNGTFDPTGKIYRQDFAIILAKALSLDVTSAPPSPTFSDIPATHYSYKFVEAAVKAGLIKGQGNGEFGLGENLSRQDMAVLFIRALGVDASGKAAEQGKLNFSDAASISNYAKDAVAAAVELKLLNGLTDGSFNPAGSADRQSVALVASRFLKAKDELPQIPDTTPEPGNPTLPPATEKPVAPPTTNNNSSGGGSTAPSNPGTPSQADTTPPTVTMVSTSPVMADLHVIVKSTESGIVYLVPASKTATTKAQLESLVAEKLANKAIVASANAETAITTTHLALGNYKVYAVDSAGNVSAATSTIVLQARVMEQPTLYFSDQRTLVFAYNENLNPQFVPKVEDFSVYTEDGTLKFPKAIEHVRIIENKVEIVLAETLPLGRSVKAAFNPLDSGASVRSLTGKISPVVGPASVTYLPDNVKEMLDDLIAEANALMESAEIGNTLGKYPQEAVESLNGVIQLASSAAENPDATPQTLAEGYNSLSSFMGVFRNLQVKPLTISLAQQDDVFILNSPIHSVNSLVTITDDDFFHTPGDTYTKRNIKNLVQVQRNGNQAPIQYQYNDAQLAFDIYQSSEVIGHIEIESTDPTIVQLTNESHYGISVKPTAKADESVQTSLIFKVIENDNETGRVELPVKFDLTAPTVTQATYDPYNGLFTLRIDEAINNDIYNLQTPLSMNIAHSPSGDFTDLIQLSQQDFFISAITGQKLIHITLQPSGIAKISTNPPGGKFKINVNGLSDFARNHKPQVIEIDAF
- a CDS encoding cupin domain-containing protein, translating into MEVHVRSFFVNDDGEVPNNPDLPVIVYNGVFADDPSGLEAAFNRHRWSGSWSGGVYDYHHYHSNTHEVLGVRSGSATVLVGGDAGERLELATGDVIVLPAGTAHMKLTSTPDFEVIGAYPEGNTPNMRERNPTDRAQAINEIQSVPVPETDPVFGEEGPLLHKWVK
- a CDS encoding SDR family oxidoreductase; this translates as MKALFIGGTGTISTAITKQLLEQGCELYLLNRGNRNDTLPEGAHILQADIHDEDQVTKLIEHLDFDVVADFIAFEPAHLERDYRLFAGKTKQFIFISSASAYQTPLSDYRITEGTPLSNPYWAYSRNKIACEDYLMKQYREHGFPVTIVRPSHTYDERSIPLGVHGSQGSWQVVKRMLENKPVLIHGDGTSLWTLTHNRDFAKGFIGLMGNIHAIGESVHITSDESLTWNQIYEIIADALGVQLNAVHVSSEFLDATSTQDFRGSLLGDKANTVVFDNSKLKRLVPEFVATIRADQGIKQTVDYILAHPEHQREDAEFDAWCDKVISALEKAKSIITG
- a CDS encoding zinc ribbon domain-containing protein YjdM; protein product: MSTLPNCPKCNSEYTYEDGNLLICPECAHEWTPGSQAEHEEDARVIKDANGNVLADGDSVTVIKDLKVKGSSSVLKIGTKVKNIRLVDGDHDIDCKIEGFGAMKLKSEFVKKS
- a CDS encoding sulfite exporter TauE/SafE family protein codes for the protein MDIILFAVIIFVASILQTSTGFGFSILATPFLLLLFRPAEAIQINLILSLVISAALIAKIRKDIDYGILKRLVIGSAAGLPLGIVIFSLIDIGYLKRGVSLIILALTVMLMLKFRINQSRGRDLAVGGLSGSLTTSIGMPGPPLLLYFSGTDTQKAKLRGTTLAFYLFIYSLSLIIQVIVAGTSKTVWVSSGIALPLVFIGLFIGQRLFNVINQRVFQIFTYIILIFTGVYMLIESL
- a CDS encoding glycosyl hydrolase family 8, which translates into the protein MTNRISTRKKAILAIIVVLALAGIVLIACWINKNKENPDVTAAFIEEHMTNDNGTIATYLKPAASVNPDIVAGREALSESLGLWMRTAVIFGNRARFDDSVQLLTTYFLNQEQEPYIQWKLRPDGQSEVTTNALGDDLRILDALLKAFNRWGEEEYLQLAKRIGSALLAIQTEGYLVDYHDFARNESAAALSLVYVDLSALREMHNNGILPSQDYERYQNLLAHMPSDGVFYPKTYHIGSGQYEYDASVNLIDQLIVGVHLAEMNHPPTDLIAFLKGEFRQHQRLAGRYTRESRKPDADYESPAVYGLAIILALQTNDLPWAQQLHERMLQFRDQDPAYPGGYVFDGNTHAFDNLFPLLAETLFEQSK